One Acetoanaerobium noterae genomic region harbors:
- a CDS encoding MASE3 domain-containing protein, whose protein sequence is MQSQVASNDKSEKTIRYLSTVVASSVVIFLFSIFINRFVEIKISQDSYLMFHVFTEIASALISFSIFVVLFFTYDIFYRRYSLILANTFFITGLLDIFHMLTYNGMYSLFPENIQTPTYFWIFSRFILGIGLFIAYTTKKDALSSIKKGYSIILGILVVGVVFLLSITYVEQMPPLIIKGKGLTNTKVIWEYVITTIFIIDIFAYVNRSEGKYTTANIYMLSGLMLGLFAEVCFMLYVNVYDTLNITGHIFKILSYGYIFRAVFVKNVRRPYQQIFEQKEMLTLDINDMTIAMEEQTAKIYKQNKELEFINTKIKDDLASTSEIQKAMFPRKDLVINDLRFNFEIFPCEELSGDYVNYFSIDDENIGFYIMDVSGHGVAAAMLGVFAAQSIGESMRINYKEASIFSPAAVLNHFYSLFNKSNFPDEIHIVMLYGMYNKNDNKVILSSAGLNCNPILISQDSKPRFLEIESGFPICKLGDVFEPNFEDYEIELKFGEKLLIHTDGLTEMRRQDGDFWGADSLLAYIDSIGVSPSFILNNKLKSQIVQNINNSGQDDDITYCVIEKISP, encoded by the coding sequence ATGCAAAGCCAAGTTGCTTCTAATGATAAATCAGAAAAGACAATTCGCTATTTATCTACAGTTGTCGCAAGTAGCGTAGTTATTTTCTTATTTAGTATTTTTATAAACAGATTTGTGGAAATTAAGATATCTCAGGACAGTTATCTTATGTTTCATGTTTTTACTGAAATAGCGAGTGCTCTTATTTCATTTTCTATATTTGTTGTGCTCTTTTTTACATATGATATTTTTTATAGAAGGTATTCACTAATTTTAGCGAATACTTTTTTTATAACAGGACTACTAGATATATTCCACATGCTGACTTACAACGGAATGTATAGCTTGTTTCCAGAAAATATTCAAACACCTACATATTTTTGGATTTTCTCACGATTTATATTAGGAATAGGACTTTTTATAGCTTATACCACTAAAAAAGATGCTCTTTCTTCTATTAAAAAAGGATATTCAATAATTTTAGGGATTTTAGTAGTAGGAGTTGTGTTTTTGCTAAGCATAACCTATGTAGAGCAGATGCCACCTCTTATTATAAAAGGAAAGGGATTAACAAATACCAAAGTAATATGGGAATATGTAATTACGACAATATTTATTATTGATATATTTGCTTATGTAAATCGTTCTGAAGGTAAGTACACTACTGCAAATATTTACATGCTATCAGGTCTTATGCTAGGTCTGTTTGCAGAGGTTTGCTTTATGCTCTATGTCAACGTTTACGATACTCTAAATATAACAGGGCATATTTTTAAGATACTTTCCTATGGGTATATTTTTAGGGCAGTATTTGTAAAAAATGTGCGTAGACCCTACCAGCAGATTTTCGAGCAAAAGGAAATGCTTACTTTAGACATAAACGATATGACAATAGCTATGGAAGAGCAAACTGCAAAAATATATAAACAAAACAAAGAGCTTGAATTTATAAACACAAAGATTAAGGATGATTTGGCATCTACCAGTGAAATCCAAAAAGCTATGTTTCCAAGGAAAGATTTAGTTATTAATGATTTGAGATTTAATTTTGAAATTTTTCCATGTGAAGAACTCAGTGGTGATTATGTAAATTATTTCAGCATAGATGACGAAAATATTGGATTTTACATTATGGATGTCTCAGGACACGGAGTTGCAGCCGCTATGCTAGGAGTATTTGCTGCTCAAAGCATAGGTGAGAGCATGAGAATAAACTATAAAGAGGCTTCTATTTTTTCGCCTGCAGCTGTGCTTAATCATTTTTATAGCTTGTTTAATAAGTCAAACTTTCCTGATGAGATACATATAGTTATGCTATATGGAATGTACAATAAAAATGATAATAAAGTTATTTTGTCTTCAGCTGGACTAAACTGTAATCCAATACTTATTTCTCAAGATTCAAAACCGAGGTTCTTGGAGATAGAAAGTGGATTTCCTATATGTAAGCTAGGAGACGTGTTTGAACCAAATTTCGAGGATTATGAGATAGAGCTTAAGTTTGGAGAAAAATTGCTTATTCATACAGATGGACTTACTGAAATGAGAAGGCAGGATGGAGATTTCTGGGGGGCAGATAGCTTGC